DNA sequence from the Rhizoctonia solani chromosome 14, complete sequence genome:
TCAAACGGCTCTTGCGCCATTCGTGCAGGATACTTACTCCATTCTTCAGCTTGCTTCTTGAAATTCATTCCAGGAAGCCAAGTCGGCAGGTGTCGGAGGAATGGATAACTATCAACAATATAGTTCCCAGCCACGCCGGTGAACTCCAGCGAGGCAAGTGCGTCGTCTGCAATGGTGATATGGGGATCGTTTGTTTCGAGAACCTTGTAGCCATATGTGGTACGCATGATGATGGATCCTGCCAACCTATTCGAATGCTTGAAATGAGCGTTTTTAAGAAAGAGTGATAACAGACTGACCATTTAATTTGGGAAATAAAGTTTTCAGAGTCGGAAAGCAGCCTTTGTAAGAATACGTGTACGTCTCTGGTCTGTCCATCTTGATACTTAACAACCGCTTTTTTATTGAAGCCAGAATTGGCTTGGCGCCTATATGCTCTCCAGCGGTCgccatatggctcagaagacATGACGTGCTGCCAGCCCATCCTAATAGTTCCGGAATAAGCAATCTGTTAGGCAACGTGAAAGTTCAGCTTACATCGCCATCATTACTCTTTCCGAGCGGTGGGAGTAAATTGAGCCTCGTttgtcaaacaggtccacgACCGCGTCGTAAGAGGACAAAAGTACGATATGATTTGTGTGGACCCGTACGTGGGTGATATCGCCTGAAATACGATTATTAGCTTTACGCCCCGTAATCATTTCACCGAAGCTTACCGTAACGCTTGGCCCAGTCCGTAAACTTTAACCACAAGTGGGACTGAGGCATATCGAGCGCGTTCCCGCTAATCCATGACTTTTCGGGAGGACCTGGGGGGAGCGGGAGTTGTCGACTCTTTTTGTAGGTATCCACCAGCGCCCAGGTTCCAATCAGAGCGGCGACAGCAGCAAATCCGATAGCTGAGTGCGACACAGATGTTTCGGTTTGCATGGGTATTACCTAGGAAGGGGCGGTGAATGACCTTTTGTTCTGCTTGGGAGCCCAAGTCAAGCTGTTTATAAAGGTCTAAGACTGTAGCCCGCTGTCTGAAATATCTTTCGCCCGAACTCATGGATGAAAACCCAAACAATTTGCTACCGGCACATTCGATGAAATAGCAGGGGATGATTTATGTATTCCAGTCTGTAGCGGGGTCGATCTTCACAAGGGTGCGCGAGGCGAACTTGAAGACGTAGAGGCTGAAGTgggaagaagctgacaaaaAACCGGTTGAGGGATCTAAAAGACAACCGAGCCGGATGACTCATCCAGGATGAATATCTTAGATTTCATTCCTATAAGTATTTACACTTGGATGGGTGAGGATAGTCAGTCAAATGGTACCGGACGAATACCCGTTCCCGAAAGTGGTGCGCCACCTGGTCGGTTCCCACGTTTCTCGGCCTCGGCCGCAGCGAAAGCACTAGGGACGGGAATTCCACAGCAGTCTCCCCACCCGGAATGTGATTGACCAACGGCACCAACGCCGGCATGAGCGTGGCCCCAATGCGGGTCATTGGTTGTACCCTCAGTAGAGGCTTGAATGCCGTCGGGCCGCTTAATGATCGATCCGAAGAGGAAGTGCTGCGCAACTGGCAGCTTGCCAAGCACTTCGGCATTATACATTTTGATCATCCCAGAATTGACCTTGTCCCACGTTTTAACCTAGAGACAAATTCTACATCAGGCAAGACCCTCAGCGATAATATGGAAGCCTTACGCCTGAGATATCATCTAACATGGGTGAATGCCATCTCAAAGAGGCCGTCTTGACCTACAAAAGACGGAGTCAGTTGTAAAAGAGAAATGGATGCGCATATTGCTTACGGAATTGATAAACTGGATACAAGCAAAATACATATAATGCTGAGAGAATTCTTCAATCACCTCAGCGTTATGGATGGACTTGGGTCGGAGATGTGGGTGCCCTAAACTGAAATTTCTACTGGAATTCGGGTATAAAAAGTTCAAACTTACCGACAAGTTGGCCACTTCCCCACAAAAATGGGAGGAAATGGTAATCATCTAATCCCCATACCCCATGAGATCCAGCGGGTTCCAGCCAATAAGTTTTTTGTAGATAGCGCATTACGTTTAGATATCTGTTTTTAAAATTAACTTTGAAATGTCGCAAGAGTGAGCGCTCCGGATACTTACTTCCAAAAGACGCGCAGAACAAGAGCAGAATGGTCTTCAGTCGAGAGCACGCCTAATTTTTCCAAGCAGAACCTGAGCAACATGTCAACCCAAGCCCCATTACCTATGGGGTGACTTACAGCCAACATAGAAAATTAAATTCCATTCCGCTCCCATAGTCGATACGCGCGCGATTCCCCCAGCACTCTTGTAGATAAAGTGAAATCTCAGGCACAGCCGCTTGAGAGATGTGAGGTATGCTGCTGTGTAATGACGGCAATGCCTTGTTAAGCCACATTAGATACCCAGTCCGATAGATTTCAAATTCTCCCACCTCTTGGACCTTGTCATAGAAAGCCTTGAAAGCTGGGTTTCCGAATCTGGATGCGTCATTATTGACAGGAGGCGTGTCCTGAGCTATTGCTTCGACCTGTTCGAGCAATTTGAGAATCGATTGGACATTCTGAAACAGACATAAGATTTGGTCAGCTCAATGTAGCACTAGTCACTTGCCTCGCTTTCGTGAATATTGTCCGTGAGCTTTTTGTTAATTATACTGGAGTTGAGTTGTGCGACATAATCCACCATGGATTGATATGTGGGTGATTGTTTCCACGTTTCCAGGTCATCAGGACTCAGTATTGCCTTTGAGGGTATAATAAATCCACCCTCGCTCGATCCGTTAGAATGTGCTTCGTGGGTCATCTAGTAAGTATACTCCAAGGGAAGGTTAGATGTATGGCTGTCGGAATGACACATGGTAACGATAACGGTACACCGCCACAGTATCGTCCCTTGATCGACTTGaccacaagcgcccaagGCGATCTTTCACCAAATTTACGAGACATCCACCAAAATGGCATCGCACACGTTCGTCATAGGTATTGGACTTTATTATCAATAATTGATTCAAAACTGCATGGAATATTAGAACATATGGAAGAAGACGATGAGGAAAGCAAGGCTGTGCCCCCTTGGGTTTATCTGGAATA
Encoded proteins:
- a CDS encoding cytochrome P450 family protein, which gives rise to MQTETSVSHSAIGFAAVAALIGTWALVDTYKKSRQLPLPPGPPEKSWISGNALDMPQSHLWLKFTDWAKRYGDITHVRVHTNHIVLLSSYDAVVDLFDKRGSIYSHRSERVMMAMMGWQHVMSSEPYGDRWRAYRRQANSGFNKKAVVKYQDGQTRDVHVFLQRLLSDSENFISQIKWLAGSIIMRTTYGYKVLETNDPHITIADDALASLEFTGVAGNYIVDSYPFLRHLPTWLPGMNFKKQAEEWSKYPARMAQEPFDWTKQQMRTGQAVPSFLSGLLEQNKDGPSGEDVIKWTSASMYSAGAHTTVGTISNFLLAMILYPDVLRKAREEVDRVVGTERLPLISDRADLPYIESVLLETLRWYPVAPLAIPHRILQDDEYRGYRIPAGSTLISNIYAITRDERIYPDPENFIPERFDANQPGPSPPNPRDFVFGIGRRICPGNHIADASVWLAIANLVATMDISKACDSNGVPIEPVPERCSGFVCQLRPFPCSIKPRSEKAVQLINSAVMFEHE
- a CDS encoding cytochrome P450 family protein translates to MTHEAHSNGSSEGGFIIPSKAILSPDDLETWKQSPTYQSMNVQSILKLLEQVEAIAQDTPPVNNDASRFGNPAFKAFYDKVQEALPSLHSSIPHISQAAVPEISLYLQECWGNRARIDYGSGMEFNFLCWLFCLEKLGVLSTEDHSALVLRVFWKYLNVMRYLQKTYWLEPAGSHGVWGLDDYHFLPFLWGSGQLVGHPHLRPKSIHNAEVIEEFSQHYMYFACIQFINSVKTASLRWHSPMLDDISGVKTWDKVNSGMIKMYNAEVLGKLPVAQHFLFGSIIKRPDGIQASTEGTTNDPHWGHAHAGVGAVGQSHSGWGDCCGIPVPSAFAAAEAEKRGNRPGGAPLSGTGIRPVPFD